Within Vigna angularis mitochondrial DNA, complete sequence, the genomic segment AAGAAGCTTTTTGATTGATTCAGGGCGCAGCGAAACCAAATTCTTTCAAGGCAAAAGGGGGGCTTACTTACAATAATGGATTCTTTTTTTAAGTAGGGCCCCAGAACGAAAAAAAGGTGGGGGAACCAGAGTTGTCACGATAGGAAAGATCCAAAAATGACTATAAGGAACCAACGATTCTCTCTTCTTAAAGAACCTATATCCTCCACACTTAATCAACATTTGATAGATTATCCAACCCCGAGCAATCTTAGTTATTGGTGGGGCTTCGGTTCGTTAGCTGGTATTTGTTTAGTCATTCAGATAGTGACTGGCGTTTTTTTAGCTATGCATTACACACCTCATGTGGATCTAGCTTTCAACAGCGTAGAACACGTTATGAGAGATGTTGAAGGGGGCTGGTTGCTCCGTTATATGCATGCTAATGGGGCAAGTATGTTTCTCATTGTGGTTCACCTTCATATTTTTCGTGGTCTATATCATGCGAGTTATAGCAGTCCTAGGGAATTTGTTCGGTGTCTCGGGGTTGTAATCTTCCTATTAATGATTGTGACAGCTTTTACAGGATACGTACTACCTTGGGGTCAGATGAGCTTTTGGGGAGCTACAGTAATTACAAGCTTAGCTAGCGCCATACCTGTAGTAGGAGATACCATAGTGACTTGGCTTTGGGGTGGTTTCTCCGTGGACAATGCCACCTTAAATCGTTTTTTTAGTCTTCATCATTTACTCCCCTTTCTTTTAGTAGGCGCCAGTCTTATTCATCTGGCCGCATTGCATCAATATGGATCAAATAATCCATTGGGTGTACATTCAGAGATGGATCAAATTTCTTTTTACCCTTATTTTTATGTAAAGGATCTAGTAGGTTGGGTAGCTTTTGCTATCTTTTTTTCCATTTGGATTTTTTATGCTCCTAATGTTTTGGGCCATCCCGACAATTATATACCTGCTAATCCGATGCCCACCCCGCCTCATATTGTGCCGGAATGGTATTTCCTACCGATCCATGCCATTCTTCGTAGTATACCTGACAAATCGGGAGGTGTAGCCGCAATAGCACCAGTTTTTATATGTCTGTTGGCTTTACCTTTTTTTAAAAGTATGTACGTGCGTAGTTCAAGTTTTCGCCCTATTCACCAAGGAATATTTTGGTTGCTTTTGGCGGATCGCTTACTACTAGGTTGGATCGGATGTCAACCTGTGGAGGCACCCTTTGTTACTATTGGACAAATTCCTCCTTTTGTTTTCTTCTTGTTCTTTGCCATAACGCCCATTCCGGGACGAGTTGGAAGAGGAATTCCTAATTCTTACACTACGGATGAGACTGAGATGTGAAAAATTCTGACACCAATCATTTACGTATTACACCAAGAATGAATTGACAAGCGCATTCGTTTTAGAGTTGGCTATGTTGATATAGCTTAGAAAAGGGAAAAGAGAGTGACAGAACTGAAAAAATGACCTAAACACCCTTAAGAATCCATAGGGACGTGAGTCCCCTCTCCATGAAACAATACAATCCGTTTGCCTGTCTTGGTTGATTTCGCATATCTCTTGTTCTTGGGCAAGCTGCTCTTGCTCAAGTGGAATCAGTTGCAGTTGGCATATATAAATATAAAAAAGAAGTAGAAGATCCTGTCTTCTTTCTTGCTTTAATAAAAATGCATTTCAAATGGCCAGATGTGCTTCCTACCTGCGCCTCGATATGCTTACTAATAGGGCGTTCCCTTCTCCTCCCAATCCTCGTTGGTCCTTTTGACATAAGATTATCGGCCGCTTAAGAGACTATCTATCTCTTTCTTTAGACGCTATATCTTTAGAAAACTCGAAGAGTGACTACTGATTTCTGCTCGTAGTTCCTCTCTCCTTAGTGTACTCGTGGGACTCGGTAGTGTGCTCGTGATACATCGCGCAAGAGCGCTTACAGCAGCTCGTAGCTATTGTATGCATGGGAGTGATGATATATTGATAGCACGAGCTAGCCGATTCGGATGGAGAGGAAGGTCAGTTCGGGCGGGTATCCCCTTTCAATGGAGGATCCCGCAGGAGGTCAACCTGCTGCCAATCCTGCAGAGGAACGTGAATCCTCAACCTTTTCCGAAGCGAGCGTGAATCAGCAGCCTGTGATTCCCGAACTGGAACCTACGCTTCTCGATGAGAACACCCGGCGAGCAGAGCTCGCTCTTCGATTGAGGTCGAATTGGTGGGGGATAGCTTATAACGAGCGAATCCTCGACTCCTTCGTCCGGAGTCAACTGGCCATAGAAAGGCATATTGAGGCCGCACTTGTGGTGGACGGGTATTCCCCTAAAGTTGTCTTGGAAAGAAGACATCTGATTCGGGGCTTTCTTTTCTATCCGGAGGGGCGTGCGCTTAGGGAAGACACTTACGCGGGTTATCTAAGCAAAATGGCCCCTTTGGGTACAAGGCAAAGCGTTCCCTATCAGCGGGTGATCCGAGCCGTCCAGAACTATGATCTCTTTTTAGATTAGATATTCTCTTTTTCTTTCAATAGCCAGGATGAGCACTCCACTACTAGTTTAGTCGTTGACAGGTCTACTCTCGGATACAAAGGTTCTATGTTCAAGCAATTGGGCCAACTTTCATTGGATCCTTCCGAAGTAGGCGAAGGTCGAGTTGCTGACCTGAACGCTTTGGCTCTTTTTGGTAAGTCTTCTCGGAGGGAGTAAGAACCTTTCTTTTTGAGCCGGCGCGGAGACCTATGGTCTCCATTCCGCCTTATCTTTGCTCTCTGTCGGTGTGAAGTTGCTAGCATAATCTGGTAAGCGAGCTCTACTATATATGGATATGGATACTGCCCTCTGCTGTTAGCGGTTTCGTTTGGTTGTCCTTTCCGTTTTGTTATTTCCATTAAAGCAATCCTGTTCGAGCGGGTCTAGGTCTAGTTGAGACTGAAGTCAATGCCCCTATTGTAAGTAAAATGGCGAAAATCATATTCTAATTATAGAAGTCGTGTTCCTGATTGTCGCTACTGCGGGTAAGAAGATCTTTTTCTGCCTAGTCTTCCTAGTTGATCCTTAGTCCGGGATGCCAGCCTTTAAAGTAAAGAAAGTAATTGGTTCAGTTCCTTCTTTCTGATCCGCCCTAAGGTGCTCCCTCTATCTCCGCACTATAGGACAGGAAGGTTCTCTCTTCTTAGGTGCTGGCTTTCGCTTTCCCATAACAAAATAACAAGGATTTTGACGACCGGCCCTAGAGTACCGCAAGGGAAAGATATTAGAATTCGCTGTAGGTGGAAGCCAAGGACCGATGGAATACATTCTATGTCGCTCGCCCTGCTTTCTAACCCAAAGTAAAGTGTACGCCGGGCAGGAAGTCGAATGGTGCAGGTGGATGTACTTATAGTATAACTGTCGTTGGAAGGGACTTCTCGTACTTCAGGCACTCCAGAGGTTTGTTTTTCAAAGAGTGAGAACATGTGAAACAACAAAGAAAATTAGGAATGGAAGGTGGGTGCCCTCTATATCGGGGGTTGATTCTAGCTAAAGCTAAAATATCTAAAACGAATAGGTAAGGGAACTGCATCTTTCACAAATGTACCAACTGTCGTGAGTTGGGCGGAGGACCTGGGGCAGTCGCTACGTAATAGACTTGAAACCGAGCGGGAACATGGCTGGGAGTAGCTTTTAACAGTGCTGGTCTACCCCGATTTACCCATTGAGAGGGACTGAAAGCCTTGGTTTCGCCACCCCTGTTTCATGAGTAGAGCTCCATTGAGAAAGACCTTGGTGATTGGCCAATTCCATCGAGATACGTAGGTCTTTTCATGGCTTCGTTCGTTCGATAAAGCACTTAAACCTAAAACAAAGAGGAAGATTTTTGAAGTTGAAGGTTGGAGCGAGGGTCCTACAAATAAGACAGACGGATTGGAATACCAAAACGATCTCAAACGGTAGGTAGAG encodes:
- the cob gene encoding apocytochrome b — translated: MTIRNQRFSLLKEPISSTLNQHLIDYPTPSNLSYWWGFGSLAGICLVIQIVTGVFLAMHYTPHVDLAFNSVEHVMRDVEGGWLLRYMHANGASMFLIVVHLHIFRGLYHASYSSPREFVRCLGVVIFLLMIVTAFTGYVLPWGQMSFWGATVITSLASAIPVVGDTIVTWLWGGFSVDNATLNRFFSLHHLLPFLLVGASLIHLAALHQYGSNNPLGVHSEMDQISFYPYFYVKDLVGWVAFAIFFSIWIFYAPNVLGHPDNYIPANPMPTPPHIVPEWYFLPIHAILRSIPDKSGGVAAIAPVFICLLALPFFKSMYVRSSSFRPIHQGIFWLLLADRLLLGWIGCQPVEAPFVTIGQIPPFVFFLFFAITPIPGRVGRGIPNSYTTDETEM